One Brassica napus cultivar Da-Ae chromosome C4, Da-Ae, whole genome shotgun sequence genomic region harbors:
- the LOC106391972 gene encoding two-component response regulator-like APRR9 isoform X1: protein MGEVVVLSSDEGTMETMMSRGKSSEVVRWEKYLPTTVLRVLLVESDDSTRQIITALLQKCSYKVVAVSDGLAAWETLKEKTHNIDLILTELDLPAISGFALLALVMEHEACKHIPVIMMSSQDSTTMVLKCMLRGAADYLIKPMRKNELKNLWQHVWRRLTLRGDHTANGPSLPASQQNVEDNDETCADSRYHSDHGSGSQAISDNGEDKLMADVKPVVESFDVTMDLIGGIDKRTECFYGDNTGEQHVGPELGLSLKRSCSGRSLEKNQDESKHQKISLSDASAFSRLTCRYENGKAGGEKAVVVAVEASSSAEPKTPSESHEKLLRCDHGSATTSSNHENIGSSSVSGQNQFIQSGKQESLFPVESNRLKASKEVEVGSQSTNEGTVTAGGQSRSSSTREKAKEEEEEGEGEGEGGVTAQQRKSEREAALMKFRMKKKDRCFGKKVRYESRKKLAEQRPRVKGQFVRAVNSDASTTK, encoded by the exons TGGAGACGATGATGAGCAGAGGCAAGTCATCGGAGGTTGTCCGGTGGGAGAAGTATCTTCCGACGACGGTGCTTAGGGTTTTGCTTGTCGAATCCGATGATTCAACTCGCCAAATCATCACCGCCCTTCTTCAGAAATGCTCTTACAAAG TTGTGGCCGTCTCCGATGGTTTAGCTGCGTGGGAGACTCTAAAGGAGAAGACACATAACATCGACCTAATACTAACGGAGCTGGATTTGCCAGCTATATCCGGATTTGCGCTACTCGCTTTGGTGATGGAGCATGAAGCTTGCAAGCACATCCCTGTCATAA TGATGTCGTCGCAAGATTCGACGACGATGGTGTTGAAGTGTATGCTTAGAGGTGCTGCTGATTATCTGATTAAGCCCATGAGGAAAAACGAGTTGAAGAATCTATGGCAACATGTCTGGAGACGACTTACT TTGCGTGGTGATCATACTGCTAATGGTCCTAGCTTACCAGCTTCGCAGCAGAACGTTGAAGACAATGATGAAACTTGTGCAGATTCAAGATATCATTCTGATCATGGAAGTGGTTCTCAGGCTATCAGCGACAACGGTGAGGATAAGCTGATGGCGGATGTCAAACCGGTGGTTGAATCTTTTGATGTGACAATGGATTTGATCGGTGGGATAGACAAACGGACTGAGTGTTTCTACGGAGACAACACCGGTGAGCAGCATGTTGGGCCCGAGCTTGGGCTTTCTCTGAAGAGATCTTGCTCTGGAAGAAGTTTGGAGAAGAACCAAGATGAAAGCAAGCATCAGAAGATTAGCCTCTCTGATGCATCAGCCTTCTCACG ATTAACGTGCAGATACGAGAACGGGAAGGCAGGAGGAGAGAAAGCAGTTGTTGTTGCTGTAGAGGCAAGTAGTTCAGCTGAGCCCAAGACACCAAGCGAATCACATGAAAAGCTGTTAAGATGTGATCACGGAAGCGCTACAACGAGCAGCAACCATGAGAACATTGGATCATCAAGCGTAAGCGGACAAAACCAGTTTATTCAGTCCGGGAAGCAAGAATCTCTCTTTCCAGTAGAATCAAACCGCCTGAAGGCGAGCAAGGAAGTGGAAGTTGGTTCTCAGAGCACCAACGAGGGGACAGTAACAGCAGGAGGACAAAGTAGGAGCAGCAGCACGAGAGAGAAagcaaaagaggaagaagaagaaggtgaaggTGAAGGTGAAGGTGGTGTCACTGCCCAGCAACGCAAGAGTGAGAGAGAAGCTGCGCTGATGAAGTTCcggatgaagaagaaagatcgATGCTTTGGTAAAAAG GTAAGATATGAGAGCAGGAAGAAGCTAGCAGAGCAGCGTCCAAGAGTGAAAGGCCAGTTCGTGCGTGCTGTGAACTCAGATGCGTCTACTACTAAATAA
- the LOC106391972 gene encoding two-component response regulator-like APRR9 isoform X2: MGEVVVLSSDEGTMETMMSRGKSSEVVRWEKYLPTTVLRVLLVESDDSTRQIITALLQKCSYKVVAVSDGLAAWETLKEKTHNIDLILTELDLPAISGFALLALVMEHEACKHIPVIMMSSQDSTTMVLKCMLRGAADYLIKPMRKNELKNLWQHVWRRLTLRGDHTANGPSLPASQQNVEDNDETCADSRYHSDHGSGSQAISDNGEDKLMADVKPVVESFDVTMDLIGGIDKRTECFYGDNTGEQHVGPELGLSLKRSCSGRSLEKNQDESKHQKISLSDASAFSRYENGKAGGEKAVVVAVEASSSAEPKTPSESHEKLLRCDHGSATTSSNHENIGSSSVSGQNQFIQSGKQESLFPVESNRLKASKEVEVGSQSTNEGTVTAGGQSRSSSTREKAKEEEEEGEGEGEGGVTAQQRKSEREAALMKFRMKKKDRCFGKKVRYESRKKLAEQRPRVKGQFVRAVNSDASTTK, from the exons TGGAGACGATGATGAGCAGAGGCAAGTCATCGGAGGTTGTCCGGTGGGAGAAGTATCTTCCGACGACGGTGCTTAGGGTTTTGCTTGTCGAATCCGATGATTCAACTCGCCAAATCATCACCGCCCTTCTTCAGAAATGCTCTTACAAAG TTGTGGCCGTCTCCGATGGTTTAGCTGCGTGGGAGACTCTAAAGGAGAAGACACATAACATCGACCTAATACTAACGGAGCTGGATTTGCCAGCTATATCCGGATTTGCGCTACTCGCTTTGGTGATGGAGCATGAAGCTTGCAAGCACATCCCTGTCATAA TGATGTCGTCGCAAGATTCGACGACGATGGTGTTGAAGTGTATGCTTAGAGGTGCTGCTGATTATCTGATTAAGCCCATGAGGAAAAACGAGTTGAAGAATCTATGGCAACATGTCTGGAGACGACTTACT TTGCGTGGTGATCATACTGCTAATGGTCCTAGCTTACCAGCTTCGCAGCAGAACGTTGAAGACAATGATGAAACTTGTGCAGATTCAAGATATCATTCTGATCATGGAAGTGGTTCTCAGGCTATCAGCGACAACGGTGAGGATAAGCTGATGGCGGATGTCAAACCGGTGGTTGAATCTTTTGATGTGACAATGGATTTGATCGGTGGGATAGACAAACGGACTGAGTGTTTCTACGGAGACAACACCGGTGAGCAGCATGTTGGGCCCGAGCTTGGGCTTTCTCTGAAGAGATCTTGCTCTGGAAGAAGTTTGGAGAAGAACCAAGATGAAAGCAAGCATCAGAAGATTAGCCTCTCTGATGCATCAGCCTTCTCACG ATACGAGAACGGGAAGGCAGGAGGAGAGAAAGCAGTTGTTGTTGCTGTAGAGGCAAGTAGTTCAGCTGAGCCCAAGACACCAAGCGAATCACATGAAAAGCTGTTAAGATGTGATCACGGAAGCGCTACAACGAGCAGCAACCATGAGAACATTGGATCATCAAGCGTAAGCGGACAAAACCAGTTTATTCAGTCCGGGAAGCAAGAATCTCTCTTTCCAGTAGAATCAAACCGCCTGAAGGCGAGCAAGGAAGTGGAAGTTGGTTCTCAGAGCACCAACGAGGGGACAGTAACAGCAGGAGGACAAAGTAGGAGCAGCAGCACGAGAGAGAAagcaaaagaggaagaagaagaaggtgaaggTGAAGGTGAAGGTGGTGTCACTGCCCAGCAACGCAAGAGTGAGAGAGAAGCTGCGCTGATGAAGTTCcggatgaagaagaaagatcgATGCTTTGGTAAAAAG GTAAGATATGAGAGCAGGAAGAAGCTAGCAGAGCAGCGTCCAAGAGTGAAAGGCCAGTTCGTGCGTGCTGTGAACTCAGATGCGTCTACTACTAAATAA
- the LOC106391972 gene encoding two-component response regulator-like APRR9 isoform X3 — MSSQDSTTMVLKCMLRGAADYLIKPMRKNELKNLWQHVWRRLTLRGDHTANGPSLPASQQNVEDNDETCADSRYHSDHGSGSQAISDNGEDKLMADVKPVVESFDVTMDLIGGIDKRTECFYGDNTGEQHVGPELGLSLKRSCSGRSLEKNQDESKHQKISLSDASAFSRLTCRYENGKAGGEKAVVVAVEASSSAEPKTPSESHEKLLRCDHGSATTSSNHENIGSSSVSGQNQFIQSGKQESLFPVESNRLKASKEVEVGSQSTNEGTVTAGGQSRSSSTREKAKEEEEEGEGEGEGGVTAQQRKSEREAALMKFRMKKKDRCFGKKVRYESRKKLAEQRPRVKGQFVRAVNSDASTTK, encoded by the exons ATGTCGTCGCAAGATTCGACGACGATGGTGTTGAAGTGTATGCTTAGAGGTGCTGCTGATTATCTGATTAAGCCCATGAGGAAAAACGAGTTGAAGAATCTATGGCAACATGTCTGGAGACGACTTACT TTGCGTGGTGATCATACTGCTAATGGTCCTAGCTTACCAGCTTCGCAGCAGAACGTTGAAGACAATGATGAAACTTGTGCAGATTCAAGATATCATTCTGATCATGGAAGTGGTTCTCAGGCTATCAGCGACAACGGTGAGGATAAGCTGATGGCGGATGTCAAACCGGTGGTTGAATCTTTTGATGTGACAATGGATTTGATCGGTGGGATAGACAAACGGACTGAGTGTTTCTACGGAGACAACACCGGTGAGCAGCATGTTGGGCCCGAGCTTGGGCTTTCTCTGAAGAGATCTTGCTCTGGAAGAAGTTTGGAGAAGAACCAAGATGAAAGCAAGCATCAGAAGATTAGCCTCTCTGATGCATCAGCCTTCTCACG ATTAACGTGCAGATACGAGAACGGGAAGGCAGGAGGAGAGAAAGCAGTTGTTGTTGCTGTAGAGGCAAGTAGTTCAGCTGAGCCCAAGACACCAAGCGAATCACATGAAAAGCTGTTAAGATGTGATCACGGAAGCGCTACAACGAGCAGCAACCATGAGAACATTGGATCATCAAGCGTAAGCGGACAAAACCAGTTTATTCAGTCCGGGAAGCAAGAATCTCTCTTTCCAGTAGAATCAAACCGCCTGAAGGCGAGCAAGGAAGTGGAAGTTGGTTCTCAGAGCACCAACGAGGGGACAGTAACAGCAGGAGGACAAAGTAGGAGCAGCAGCACGAGAGAGAAagcaaaagaggaagaagaagaaggtgaaggTGAAGGTGAAGGTGGTGTCACTGCCCAGCAACGCAAGAGTGAGAGAGAAGCTGCGCTGATGAAGTTCcggatgaagaagaaagatcgATGCTTTGGTAAAAAG GTAAGATATGAGAGCAGGAAGAAGCTAGCAGAGCAGCGTCCAAGAGTGAAAGGCCAGTTCGTGCGTGCTGTGAACTCAGATGCGTCTACTACTAAATAA